From Pseudovibrio sp. Tun.PSC04-5.I4, a single genomic window includes:
- a CDS encoding CbbQ/NirQ/NorQ/GpvN family protein, giving the protein MTVQNHVFDVPYYQPIADECALFETAFNKGLPLLLKGPTGCGKTRFVEHMAAKLGRPLYTVACHDDLSAADLIGRYLLKGGVTEWVDGPLTRAVREGAICYLDEVIEARKDVAVVLHPLTDNRRRLIIERTGEELKAPPNFMLVASYNPGYQNVLKQMKPSTRQRFLSTTFDFPDAETEVKVIVTESGLDVDRSKSLVRLAGHIRGLSGLDLEEGVSTRLLIYAASLIAGGMPVEKALQYSVVEPLSDEPDVQIALRDLIAVVYG; this is encoded by the coding sequence ATGACTGTACAGAACCACGTTTTTGACGTGCCCTATTATCAGCCTATCGCCGATGAATGTGCATTGTTTGAAACGGCTTTTAACAAAGGTCTGCCCCTTCTTTTGAAGGGGCCGACGGGCTGTGGCAAAACCCGCTTTGTGGAACACATGGCCGCAAAGTTGGGACGCCCCCTTTACACAGTGGCGTGCCATGATGATCTTTCTGCAGCTGACCTGATTGGTCGTTACCTGCTTAAGGGCGGTGTGACTGAATGGGTTGATGGCCCGCTTACTCGCGCTGTTCGTGAGGGTGCGATTTGTTATCTTGATGAAGTGATTGAAGCACGGAAAGATGTTGCGGTTGTTTTGCACCCGCTGACTGATAACCGTCGCCGTCTCATCATTGAGCGTACTGGTGAAGAGCTGAAGGCTCCTCCAAACTTCATGCTCGTGGCCAGTTACAACCCCGGCTATCAGAATGTTCTGAAGCAGATGAAGCCGTCTACACGTCAGCGTTTCCTTTCAACCACCTTTGATTTCCCTGATGCGGAAACTGAAGTGAAGGTGATTGTCACTGAGAGTGGGTTGGACGTTGATCGTTCAAAGTCTCTGGTGCGTCTTGCTGGACATATCCGCGGACTTTCCGGTCTTGATCTGGAAGAGGGTGTTTCCACTCGCTTGCTGATCTACGCAGCCTCCTTGATTGCTGGTGGAATGCCAGTTGAAAAAGCACTGCAATATTCTGTTGTTGAGCCGTTGAGTGATGAGCCCGACGTTCAGATTGCTCTGCGTGATCTGATTGCTGTTGTTTACGGGTGA
- a CDS encoding Crp/Fnr family transcriptional regulator: MLSLRSLDENLISHIPPFRKLERVEIREILDAATPKRFSAGQAIFEEHEPAELFFLLLDGHVRVIRTTASGDQVIARHIVSGELMGIATAIGRTHYPATAVAIDDCLVLYWPRNLWQTFVEKYDGFATETYKTVGQRISEANNRILELATQQVEQRVARALLRLAHQSGRQTGEGIEIDFPLTRQNISEMTGTTLYTVSRLLSAWEKQGIVTSGRKKVSVIEMGKLKALAEFDPETE, from the coding sequence GTGCTTTCTTTGAGAAGTCTTGACGAAAATCTTATTTCGCATATTCCTCCGTTCCGAAAACTGGAACGTGTTGAAATTAGAGAGATTTTAGATGCTGCGACGCCTAAGCGTTTTAGCGCTGGACAGGCTATTTTTGAAGAGCATGAACCGGCGGAACTTTTCTTTCTCTTGCTAGACGGGCATGTGCGGGTCATTCGAACAACCGCTTCGGGAGATCAGGTGATTGCACGTCATATCGTCAGCGGTGAGCTGATGGGTATCGCGACTGCGATTGGGCGAACGCATTATCCGGCGACTGCAGTGGCAATTGACGACTGTCTTGTGCTGTATTGGCCACGGAATCTGTGGCAAACTTTTGTTGAAAAATACGACGGTTTCGCGACCGAGACCTACAAAACAGTTGGGCAGCGGATTTCTGAAGCTAACAACCGCATTCTTGAGCTTGCGACACAACAGGTGGAGCAGCGCGTTGCGCGTGCATTGCTGAGATTAGCGCATCAAAGCGGACGTCAAACGGGTGAGGGGATCGAGATCGATTTTCCCCTGACACGCCAGAATATCTCCGAGATGACTGGAACCACGCTTTACACGGTGAGCCGCTTGCTCAGTGCCTGGGAAAAGCAGGGTATTGTAACCAGTGGGCGCAAAAAAGTTAGCGTGATTGAAATGGGTAAGTTGAAAGCACTTGCCGAATTTGATCCTGAAACTGAATAG
- a CDS encoding NnrT protein encodes MSEEDHSNRISVVRLALYLYPLGIGAVGINLFFLSLIFSWIGWPVMSPYLAMAGGVVLGYPFAYPFARHIRYLMDKADGLLD; translated from the coding sequence ATGAGCGAGGAAGATCACAGCAATCGCATCAGTGTGGTGAGGTTGGCGCTGTATCTCTACCCACTTGGTATCGGAGCAGTTGGCATTAACTTATTCTTCTTGTCGCTGATTTTTTCCTGGATAGGGTGGCCGGTTATGTCGCCTTACCTTGCTATGGCAGGTGGTGTTGTCCTTGGGTATCCGTTTGCCTATCCCTTTGCACGACACATTCGCTACCTCATGGATAAAGCGGATGGTTTGTTGGATTAG
- a CDS encoding transporter substrate-binding domain-containing protein, which translates to MKLKALLGTLGVAALTTLSVANAADAVRVGIAPEPYLPFSTLTSAGEWQGFEPDLLRALCDEAKIECSFNAVAWDGLIPSLKEDKLDLIVGAFSINEERQKVVDFSTPYVFEASVVVGMKSDSTDVAVKADPNNAAGKVIDDANLSGMLLGTQAASVQSVYADTYLTEMTTKYYDTADNVVADLTSGRLDYALLPEAYVGPFLETANGADYAVKAVVPSNSVLGNGIGMAVNKGNAELMGKLNAGLAALQASGKLEAITVKWFPVRK; encoded by the coding sequence ATGAAACTTAAAGCTCTTTTGGGCACGCTTGGCGTCGCCGCACTCACCACATTATCCGTTGCAAACGCTGCTGATGCAGTGCGTGTTGGTATTGCACCAGAACCATACCTTCCATTCAGCACGCTGACTTCAGCAGGCGAATGGCAGGGGTTTGAGCCAGACCTTCTTCGCGCACTCTGCGATGAAGCAAAGATCGAATGCAGCTTCAATGCAGTTGCATGGGACGGCCTGATCCCATCCCTGAAAGAAGATAAGCTCGACCTCATCGTTGGTGCATTCTCCATCAATGAAGAGCGTCAGAAGGTCGTCGACTTCTCAACGCCTTACGTCTTTGAAGCCTCCGTTGTCGTCGGCATGAAATCCGACAGCACAGACGTTGCAGTCAAAGCTGATCCAAACAACGCAGCAGGTAAAGTCATCGACGATGCAAACCTGTCTGGCATGTTGCTTGGCACGCAGGCGGCAAGTGTGCAGTCCGTATATGCGGACACATACCTGACCGAGATGACCACAAAATACTACGACACAGCAGACAACGTTGTCGCGGACCTAACCTCCGGCCGCCTAGACTATGCTCTGCTGCCAGAAGCCTACGTTGGTCCGTTCCTTGAGACAGCAAATGGCGCAGATTACGCTGTTAAAGCTGTTGTACCTTCCAACTCGGTTTTGGGGAATGGCATCGGCATGGCAGTCAACAAAGGCAACGCTGAGCTGATGGGCAAACTCAACGCAGGTCTTGCTGCTCTCCAAGCATCCGGCAAGCTGGAAGCAATCACTGTTAAGTGGTTCCCAGTTCGCAAGTAA
- a CDS encoding arginine deiminase family protein, whose protein sequence is MNTDVKVYNFNNAILRRPSKSVVNGLRDDDRGNPTYEGVLAEHDAYITAMEAAGVNLHVLPAMEEFPDSIFVEDPALVFTEGAILLRPGTATREGETVAIAKDIRKLFDTVLEIDAGYVDGGDILNTPEAVMIGLSARTTREGAEALIKCLAQIGRKGVIVETPANVLHFKSDCSLLDDNTMLSTKRLSVSGVFEGLNVLHTPDGEEGAANALRVNDVVFVGSDFPQTIKMLQEAGYSVVPLATSQIAKIDAGLSCMSLRYFKK, encoded by the coding sequence ATGAATACTGACGTTAAGGTATATAATTTCAATAATGCGATCCTGCGTCGCCCATCCAAATCTGTTGTAAATGGCTTGCGCGATGACGACCGCGGAAATCCAACTTACGAGGGTGTGCTGGCCGAGCATGACGCTTACATCACTGCAATGGAAGCAGCAGGCGTAAATCTGCACGTCCTTCCTGCTATGGAAGAGTTCCCAGACTCCATTTTTGTTGAAGATCCCGCACTCGTTTTCACAGAAGGCGCTATCTTGCTGCGTCCGGGCACTGCAACGCGTGAAGGTGAGACCGTTGCCATTGCGAAAGACATTCGCAAGCTGTTCGATACGGTTCTGGAAATCGACGCTGGTTACGTAGATGGCGGCGATATCCTCAACACGCCAGAAGCTGTCATGATCGGCCTTTCCGCTCGTACCACGCGTGAAGGTGCAGAAGCACTGATCAAATGCCTTGCCCAGATCGGTCGCAAAGGCGTGATTGTTGAAACACCTGCAAACGTCCTGCACTTCAAGTCTGACTGTTCGTTGCTGGATGACAACACCATGCTCTCCACCAAGCGCCTGTCCGTTTCCGGCGTGTTTGAAGGCCTGAACGTGCTGCATACGCCTGATGGAGAAGAAGGCGCTGCAAACGCTCTGCGCGTGAATGATGTGGTGTTTGTCGGCTCAGATTTCCCACAGACTATCAAGATGCTGCAGGAGGCTGGTTATTCCGTTGTGCCACTGGCAACCTCACAGATTGCAAAAATTGATGCGGGCCTGTCCTGCATGTCGCTTCGTTATTTTAAAAAATAG
- a CDS encoding VWA domain-containing protein → MKEHLLELLEPEEAVGKLWHDYASSLGAPVPHGDMEVELAKLRTSVQMVFRGLGGDAKVEVTAAPATASSYRMPVKRKLGNFAETVFLTEFDGERLRLPPVLGVFPSAQMNRVHYIWLAAFAASCEIDHLPVDPLQADVLALAMAKQAIERVWKNCSGLHEFFRQACDFILQTRKRPSLPEWEAAIEAIILELLGGPKASTSSSAAIREAMDSVEGREKLLAPRGYCTFAPVPIWIACEQVSGERGEERSDEQAPPTPQGANVNSKRKGKREKREQADRTDSFIVHRFEAILSWVESMNLNRDVDDDDEKNAQKAADDQDYISLSKNKKKAATRLRLHLDLSPEDADHERLSDKYTYPEWDHRKRTYLEDHCRVLEKDAVPDFDSVLLTDPYHKRRIRQVKRQFEALRPKRIMQLRQAEGAELDLDALVTAQVDLKASGYASDRIFQDARAVERDLSVAMLLDTSRSTESSVGNSSVIEIAGAALAALAGGVDASGDHLGIWGFSSLKRDRVFVNKAKGFQDPMNNEVIAKIGSLKPCYYTRLGAAIRHTTAQLALQQTQRKLLIVLTDGKPNDLDHYEGIHGIEDSHMAVREARKLGMSVHGVIVDEDGQDWFARIFGKGGFTLFPNPERLTRALPDIYRNLTKEY, encoded by the coding sequence ATGAAAGAGCATTTGCTGGAGCTTTTGGAGCCTGAAGAAGCCGTCGGGAAACTGTGGCATGATTATGCTTCAAGTCTGGGTGCTCCAGTGCCCCATGGTGATATGGAGGTCGAGCTGGCGAAGCTTAGAACCTCCGTGCAAATGGTGTTTCGCGGATTAGGCGGAGATGCGAAAGTGGAGGTCACTGCGGCTCCTGCTACGGCTTCCTCCTACCGCATGCCTGTGAAACGTAAACTTGGGAACTTTGCAGAAACGGTCTTTCTGACAGAGTTCGATGGTGAGCGCTTAAGATTACCCCCGGTTCTTGGTGTGTTCCCAAGCGCGCAAATGAACCGGGTACATTATATTTGGCTCGCAGCTTTTGCTGCCAGTTGTGAGATTGATCACCTACCTGTTGATCCATTGCAGGCTGATGTGCTTGCGCTGGCAATGGCGAAACAAGCTATTGAGCGCGTTTGGAAAAACTGCAGTGGTTTGCATGAGTTCTTTCGGCAAGCCTGTGATTTCATTTTGCAAACCAGAAAACGCCCGAGCTTGCCTGAATGGGAAGCGGCGATTGAAGCCATCATACTGGAGTTGCTTGGTGGTCCTAAAGCGTCAACCAGCTCCAGCGCAGCAATTCGTGAGGCGATGGACAGCGTTGAGGGGCGTGAAAAACTCCTTGCTCCGCGTGGATATTGTACCTTTGCGCCAGTTCCGATTTGGATAGCCTGCGAGCAAGTGTCTGGAGAACGTGGTGAAGAGCGCTCTGACGAGCAAGCTCCGCCAACTCCACAAGGGGCGAACGTCAACTCCAAGCGTAAAGGCAAGCGCGAAAAGCGTGAGCAAGCTGATCGGACCGACAGTTTCATCGTACACCGGTTTGAGGCAATCCTTTCCTGGGTGGAAAGCATGAACCTCAATCGTGATGTTGATGATGATGATGAGAAAAATGCACAAAAAGCTGCTGATGATCAAGATTACATCAGCCTTTCCAAGAATAAGAAGAAAGCCGCGACGCGATTGCGTCTGCATTTGGATTTGTCTCCAGAAGATGCAGACCACGAACGGCTTTCTGACAAATACACGTATCCTGAATGGGACCACCGCAAACGCACGTACCTGGAAGACCATTGCCGTGTTCTGGAAAAGGATGCTGTGCCTGACTTTGATAGCGTGCTGTTGACCGATCCCTATCATAAGCGCCGCATCCGGCAGGTGAAACGCCAGTTTGAAGCCCTGCGTCCCAAGCGGATTATGCAATTGCGCCAGGCAGAAGGCGCAGAGCTGGATCTGGATGCTCTTGTTACGGCTCAGGTTGATTTGAAAGCGTCCGGCTATGCATCAGATCGGATTTTTCAGGATGCCCGTGCTGTTGAGCGTGATCTTTCCGTTGCCATGCTTTTGGACACATCCCGCTCTACGGAGAGTTCCGTTGGGAATTCCAGTGTGATTGAAATCGCCGGGGCAGCTCTTGCAGCCCTTGCGGGCGGTGTTGATGCCAGCGGCGATCATCTTGGAATCTGGGGGTTCTCGTCTTTGAAGAGGGACCGGGTCTTTGTGAATAAGGCCAAAGGCTTTCAGGACCCGATGAACAATGAAGTTATTGCGAAAATTGGGTCCCTGAAACCTTGTTATTACACCCGTTTGGGCGCTGCGATCCGACATACCACCGCTCAGCTTGCCTTGCAGCAAACACAACGCAAGCTGCTGATTGTATTAACGGACGGAAAGCCCAACGATCTTGATCATTACGAGGGCATTCACGGGATTGAAGACAGTCATATGGCTGTTCGTGAAGCGCGTAAATTGGGCATGAGCGTTCATGGTGTGATTGTTGATGAGGACGGGCAGGATTGGTTTGCTCGTATCTTCGGCAAAGGCGGTTTTACTTTGTTCCCGAATCCGGAGCGACTTACACGTGCGCTCCCAGATATCTATAGAAACCTGACAAAGGAGTATTAA
- a CDS encoding cytochrome c, whose protein sequence is MSEFLTKSRARNIFYGGSLFFIGIFVVLTIDSHLYIVNESTAKAPLTDEVILGKHVWEKNACINCHTLHGEGAYFAPELGNVMTRWGVLDDPIDATETLGSWMESQPSRIQGRRQMPYFKLTEEETRGLAEFLRWADKTNTQDWPPNDAG, encoded by the coding sequence ATGTCAGAATTCCTTACAAAATCGCGGGCACGAAATATCTTTTATGGGGGATCGTTGTTCTTCATAGGCATATTTGTGGTGCTCACAATAGATAGCCACCTTTACATCGTGAATGAATCGACGGCAAAGGCTCCGCTTACTGACGAAGTAATACTTGGGAAGCACGTTTGGGAAAAGAACGCTTGCATTAACTGTCATACCTTGCACGGGGAAGGCGCTTACTTTGCTCCTGAACTTGGTAACGTGATGACACGTTGGGGCGTTCTGGATGACCCAATTGATGCAACTGAGACCCTTGGTTCCTGGATGGAATCACAACCAAGCCGCATCCAAGGTCGCCGCCAGATGCCTTACTTCAAACTAACTGAAGAAGAGACACGCGGCCTGGCTGAGTTCTTGCGTTGGGCTGACAAGACCAATACGCAAGACTGGCCGCCGAACGACGCTGGTTAA
- a CDS encoding carbohydrate porin — MRSFQFCLETWLLNASAKPNMIANMLSIGLWAGILLQLMWIDEAAAQSSRWPLDWGDWQKGSGDWGGYRTNFEKQGVEFNFNFTSDVFANPKGGREQSAAYAGRLDASVDLNLEKLLGFNGGIFSFGLAQGSGQNLSEEAIGNIFGVAQVFGGDILIVSELKLSQTLWGDSINFEIGRLAAAEAFGGSEALQYYVNNGTNGTPSQFSINLPSYTSFPSNQWGVYARYEMGTSSYVSAGAYNASPNAQIDGNSGFNFRFNPDDGILYMGQTGFFVGQEGTNSGLPGSYQLGGFYDSSDYRPFVDPSSTTAGNWGFYAIADQMVYREKEDQGLTLWSVVIATPRQSINTFPWAWNSGLYYKGLLPNRDDDITAAAAVWGLFSEDLPDQSFELVFEVNHRFQFTP, encoded by the coding sequence GTGCGTTCCTTCCAGTTTTGTCTGGAGACATGGTTGTTGAACGCCTCTGCTAAACCCAACATGATTGCAAATATGCTGAGCATTGGTTTGTGGGCTGGTATTTTATTGCAATTAATGTGGATTGACGAAGCAGCTGCGCAAAGTTCGCGTTGGCCGCTGGATTGGGGGGATTGGCAAAAAGGATCCGGTGATTGGGGCGGGTATCGTACAAATTTTGAAAAGCAGGGTGTCGAATTTAATTTCAACTTCACCAGCGACGTTTTCGCAAATCCCAAAGGTGGGCGAGAACAGAGTGCTGCGTATGCAGGTAGGCTGGATGCCAGTGTTGATCTAAATCTGGAAAAGCTGTTGGGCTTTAATGGTGGGATCTTTAGTTTTGGCCTTGCTCAGGGCTCAGGGCAAAATCTTTCAGAAGAGGCAATCGGCAACATATTTGGTGTAGCTCAGGTTTTTGGCGGTGACATTTTGATTGTGTCAGAGCTCAAGTTATCTCAAACCCTCTGGGGAGATAGCATTAATTTTGAGATCGGTAGGTTGGCGGCGGCAGAAGCATTTGGTGGCAGTGAAGCCCTTCAATACTACGTCAACAATGGTACGAACGGGACACCTTCCCAGTTTTCGATCAACTTACCTTCCTATACATCATTCCCTTCCAATCAATGGGGAGTTTATGCTCGCTATGAGATGGGGACATCCTCCTATGTTTCGGCAGGGGCCTACAATGCTTCTCCGAATGCACAGATCGATGGAAATAGCGGGTTCAACTTCAGATTTAACCCGGACGATGGCATTTTGTATATGGGCCAAACCGGTTTCTTCGTGGGGCAAGAGGGAACCAACTCCGGTTTGCCGGGGAGTTATCAGCTGGGTGGGTTTTATGACAGTAGTGACTACAGGCCGTTTGTTGATCCCAGTTCCACAACTGCGGGCAACTGGGGGTTTTATGCGATTGCGGACCAGATGGTTTATCGCGAGAAGGAAGATCAGGGCCTGACCCTGTGGAGTGTGGTGATCGCTACTCCGCGTCAGAGCATCAACACGTTTCCATGGGCGTGGAATTCCGGGCTCTATTACAAAGGACTGCTCCCAAACCGGGATGACGATATAACTGCTGCTGCTGCGGTCTGGGGTCTCTTTAGCGAAGATCTGCCTGATCAAAGCTTTGAGCTGGTATTTGAGGTAAATCACAGATTTCAGTTTACACCCTGA
- a CDS encoding cbb3-type cytochrome c oxidase subunit I — translation MKYSSQKVAYAYFIAALGLFAIQVLGGLLAGWIYVAPNFLSEILPFNIIRMIHTNALIVWLLLGFFGAAYFLIPEESEREIHSVKLAYLQLIILVVGTLGAVGSYLMGIHEGREFLEQPLWVKVGILVAALIFLYNISMTVLKGRKTAITNILLIGLWALSLLWLFAFYNPDNLSLDKMYWWYVIHLWVEGTWELVMAAILGFLMLKLTGVDREVIEKWLYIIVATALFSGILGTGHHYYWIGTPGYWQWIGSVFSALEVIPFFLMMTFSFVMVWKGRKNHPNKAALLWSLGSATVAFFGAGVWGFLHTLHGVNFYSHGTQITAAHGHLAFFGAYVALNLAMFTYAMPMLKARSPYNQVLNMASFWLMTGGMAFMTVVLTFAGTIQTHLQRVLGENFMDVQDQLTIFYIMRFAAGAAVVIGALLFIYSLLVPRKELFTATSETTTKPVSGSTPEAQAVLEGGR, via the coding sequence ATGAAATACAGTTCTCAAAAAGTCGCGTATGCCTATTTCATCGCTGCGCTAGGCTTATTCGCAATTCAGGTGCTGGGCGGCTTGCTCGCAGGCTGGATTTACGTTGCGCCTAATTTCCTTTCGGAAATTTTGCCGTTCAACATTATCCGTATGATTCATACAAACGCATTGATCGTCTGGCTTCTGCTCGGCTTCTTTGGTGCTGCTTACTTCCTCATTCCTGAGGAAAGTGAACGTGAGATTCATTCTGTCAAACTGGCTTATCTTCAGCTGATCATTCTGGTTGTCGGAACGCTAGGTGCTGTTGGCAGTTACTTGATGGGCATCCACGAAGGCCGCGAATTCCTTGAGCAGCCGCTCTGGGTTAAAGTTGGCATTCTCGTTGCTGCGCTGATCTTCCTGTACAACATTTCAATGACTGTGTTGAAAGGTCGTAAGACTGCAATCACCAACATCTTGTTGATCGGCCTGTGGGCACTTTCCCTGCTGTGGCTGTTTGCATTCTACAACCCAGACAACCTGAGCCTTGATAAGATGTACTGGTGGTACGTTATTCACCTTTGGGTGGAAGGTACTTGGGAATTGGTGATGGCAGCTATCCTTGGCTTCCTGATGCTGAAACTCACCGGTGTTGACCGTGAGGTCATCGAGAAGTGGCTTTACATCATCGTTGCAACAGCATTGTTCTCCGGTATTTTGGGTACAGGCCACCATTATTATTGGATAGGCACGCCGGGCTACTGGCAGTGGATTGGATCAGTCTTCTCCGCTCTGGAAGTTATTCCATTCTTCCTGATGATGACATTCTCCTTCGTCATGGTCTGGAAAGGGCGTAAAAACCATCCAAACAAAGCAGCGTTGCTGTGGTCTCTCGGTTCTGCGACTGTTGCCTTCTTCGGCGCTGGCGTATGGGGCTTCCTGCATACTTTGCACGGTGTGAACTTCTACTCACACGGTACACAGATCACTGCTGCGCATGGACACCTTGCCTTCTTCGGTGCTTATGTGGCTCTGAACCTTGCGATGTTCACTTACGCGATGCCAATGCTTAAGGCTCGTAGCCCTTACAACCAGGTTCTCAACATGGCCAGCTTCTGGCTGATGACCGGTGGTATGGCGTTCATGACCGTCGTGCTGACATTTGCTGGAACGATCCAAACACATTTGCAGCGTGTTCTTGGTGAAAACTTCATGGACGTTCAGGATCAGCTGACTATCTTCTACATCATGCGGTTTGCTGCTGGCGCCGCTGTTGTCATCGGAGCTCTGCTGTTCATCTACTCCTTGCTTGTTCCACGTAAGGAACTGTTCACAGCAACATCAGAAACCACCACTAAGCCAGTATCTGGCAGTACACCTGAAGCTCAAGCAGTTCTGGAAGGTGGTCGTTAA
- a CDS encoding ABC transporter permease subunit (The N-terminal region of this protein, as described by TIGR01726, is a three transmembrane segment that identifies a subfamily of ABC transporter permease subunits, which specificities that include histidine, arginine, glutamine, glutamate, L-cystine (sic), the opines (in Agrobacterium) octopine and nopaline, etc.) has product MDQSIWTLLSFGDAGWGDEFASGFLLTIKVSLASYCVSVAIGLVAAVAKLSKSSTARAIAEIYTTIVRAIPELLLILLLYYAVATSVSNLLISAGIASKGFQISPFIAAVAALGFVSGAFMTEVFRAAFNGIPKGQTEAANALGLGSLQTLRLVIFPQMVKRAIPGMANLWLSITKETALISVLGSFHELLYVGYRAAANTKQYSFFYGFTAALFLLITLVSVLIIRRVESDLSKGYGK; this is encoded by the coding sequence ATGGATCAATCAATCTGGACATTACTGTCGTTTGGTGACGCAGGGTGGGGCGATGAATTCGCATCCGGTTTCTTGCTCACCATCAAAGTATCCTTGGCGTCCTATTGCGTCTCCGTGGCAATCGGGCTTGTGGCTGCTGTTGCAAAGCTTTCAAAGTCCAGTACCGCCCGCGCAATCGCTGAAATTTACACAACAATAGTCCGCGCTATACCTGAGTTGCTATTAATCTTGCTGCTCTACTACGCAGTTGCAACCTCTGTGTCCAACCTCTTGATTTCAGCTGGAATTGCTTCCAAAGGCTTCCAGATCAGCCCGTTCATTGCAGCCGTCGCAGCCCTTGGCTTCGTCTCTGGCGCATTCATGACGGAGGTCTTTCGGGCTGCCTTCAATGGCATCCCCAAAGGGCAAACAGAAGCAGCAAATGCACTGGGCCTTGGCTCACTGCAAACTCTGCGGCTCGTAATATTTCCGCAAATGGTGAAACGCGCCATTCCCGGCATGGCAAACCTTTGGCTCTCAATCACCAAAGAAACCGCACTCATCAGCGTTTTAGGAAGCTTTCACGAGCTGCTCTACGTTGGCTACCGCGCTGCCGCTAACACCAAGCAATACAGTTTCTTCTACGGCTTCACGGCTGCGCTCTTCCTGCTTATCACATTGGTTTCAGTGCTGATTATTCGCAGAGTGGAAAGCGATCTCTCAAAGGGCTACGGTAAATGA
- a CDS encoding SDR family NAD(P)-dependent oxidoreductase: MAEQSKCVWIIGATSGIGAELCRLYAEDGWQVIASGRRVEKLEGLKTAHASVRALPLDVTSNDQIAFAVEQLHADGCLPDLTVYCAGVFHVGGLSTLTNEVCMNAMDTNYFGAVRTIHNMFPLLKERGSGQVAIISSLSGYGGLPYAASYGPTKAALINLCEALKPSFDRANLSLSVINPGFVKTAMTENGKLSMPFIITAEQAAKRIKSGLHKKRFEIAFPFPLVAGLKMLKLVPYWAYFRLVGLTVKKGSSS; this comes from the coding sequence ATGGCTGAGCAAAGCAAATGCGTTTGGATAATCGGGGCGACTTCCGGAATAGGAGCTGAGCTGTGCAGACTCTATGCCGAGGATGGTTGGCAGGTGATTGCAAGTGGTCGGCGCGTTGAAAAGCTTGAAGGCTTGAAGACTGCACATGCTTCTGTGAGGGCGTTGCCACTTGATGTGACCAGTAATGACCAGATTGCTTTTGCTGTTGAGCAACTGCATGCTGATGGGTGTCTACCTGACCTCACTGTATATTGTGCAGGCGTCTTCCACGTGGGTGGGCTTTCAACTTTAACCAATGAGGTTTGCATGAATGCCATGGATACCAACTACTTTGGGGCGGTGCGTACCATTCATAATATGTTTCCGTTGTTGAAGGAGCGTGGTTCTGGGCAAGTCGCTATCATCTCATCGCTGAGTGGGTATGGCGGATTGCCGTATGCAGCCAGTTATGGTCCTACAAAGGCAGCACTAATCAACCTTTGTGAAGCGCTGAAGCCTAGTTTTGATAGGGCAAACCTTTCGCTTTCGGTCATCAATCCTGGATTTGTGAAAACCGCAATGACAGAAAACGGCAAACTTTCCATGCCGTTCATCATTACAGCTGAGCAGGCGGCGAAACGGATTAAAAGCGGGCTGCACAAAAAGAGGTTTGAGATTGCATTTCCATTCCCTCTGGTGGCCGGTCTCAAAATGCTAAAGCTCGTGCCGTACTGGGCCTATTTCCGGTTGGTTGGGTTGACCGTGAAAAAAGGCAGCTCCTCGTAA